One window of the Colias croceus chromosome 5, ilColCroc2.1 genome contains the following:
- the LOC123691600 gene encoding tetratricopeptide repeat protein 17 isoform X1 — MHLMKNVLQIMFVTLLFCSKKSNASSHWMVTESGLIQPRLDSPFEMARSYDLLSFLKQESRWDEIINLYHELAKKQQLLDDLWTDIERDTDLGIDVGKDENCMRAGPLNMIDWSHAPLEDGTIKNIPEEEFHLPNHYGPNIDMPDCKKISSLTFSMFAYEHLNSMIKRNNISITPEYPSLDLISPASTVDQFGHWLAGALRKNSSSWLHYNLAALFWRIKGNGPKALECCRRAVLYAPREYKDIAMLNLGSILYRAKKYEDAITILNGALDHDSINPIAHFILGNIYTYLGEFNISLAHYKVALSINPKMDIAKKHKYAALCHVYLGGRIKNLKGKIDKLREELNNYSSKESQWIKIQSEFLKTMKPVDGYDYKNVETNCAKMTELTGLKISQLKVTGDKYSLIKYFFDGPIYNDRLMEVSGTANLDAIYTLQRIVSHIQRHANMAPEIYVHLNKVTISDGKVATEEVLVPALAEESSDNAQKTDSLPAEEVKPEVKQREPEKKGSTDEPLTEYESGIFLYPSTMQVNRNEEEFDTEADWPSDEVCTVTAPNFPDKVEAVYPVFLPLENKGIRVKELLTDKIGVPLNVEHELPWHPPTCPHDKEKKSYKPQLLMTEVVDTDYLREKLLEYVSDGDIEKASHMQDAEIGHRIYVAMRKRLAPKWIAQVLASLYWRVRGNRVNALHCLQSALKSVHPKYKDVVLVSLGSVYIEMGHFEESLLATEEAFKMNLGEPATNFLLAELNMINKHRLTHIYHLKHVVRVEPGFMNGLARNLLNAWSCILKQVNKIQEIDFSEGDICTQVEPGINMVCEKGGENCHMTNIQCFSSHERTESSVIVKLLEQGDKANLPKDLMNEKFFEYVIQNTPSDRNDRLSHQANYDHMMKAVETVLMGCGPLGCNSLQPTDLSLTEEECSHHYIQLGYWLHIVSFKQLLTDTNLRLPSDIVAISPSNKKIPDCKLITDPIDDFYLERLSRIDTDGWEPIVTLTHQFAELFNYFDYVALGAKIAKYVETRPTSWVGALTASWWCGAGGHGACAVRCAALAHALAPHHLAPHPLRALVALLHMHSKQRDAKEVAYLSFYTSPKSKIESFLVALSHTYLEEFDQAVWMYRYSLAFDEQFKPAKACLHATMCLMFYGEGSKGKTKK, encoded by the exons ATGCATTTGATGAAAAATGTATTGCAAATTATGTTTGTTACGCTACTTTTTTGCTCAAAAAAATCGAACGCTTCGAGCCACTGGATGGTGACAGAAAGCGGCTTAATTCAACCGAgg CTCGACTCTCCTTTTGAGATGGCCCGGTCTTACGATTTACTCTCGTTTTTGAAGCAAGAATCGCGATGggatgaaataattaatttataccaTGAGCTGGCAAAAAAGCAGCAACTTCTAGATGATCTTTGGACAGATATTGAGAGAGATACAGATTTAGGCATTGATGTAGGAAAGGATGAAAATTGTATGAGAGCAGGACCTCTAAACATGATTGACTGGTCCCACGCACCACTAGAAGACGGTACCATAAAGAACATCCCCGAAGAAGAGTTTCACCTGCCAAATCATTATGGGCCTAATATTGACATGCCAGATTGTAAAAAGATATCTTCTCTCACCTTTAGCATGTTTGCCTATGAACATTTAAAT agCATGATAAAAAGGAATAACATTTCAATAACACCAGAATATCCGTCTTTGGATCTCATATCTCCTGCAAGTACTGTTGATCAGTTTGGTCATTGGCTGGCCGGTGCCTTGCGCAAGAACAGTTCTTCATGGCTGCATTATAATTTAGCTGCATTGTTTTGGAGAATTAAAGGAAACGGACCTAAAGCATTGGAGTGTTGTCGCCGTGCTGTGTTATATGCACCTAG AGAGTACAAAGACATAGCCATGCTCAATTTAGGATCAATATTATACAGGGCTAAGAAGTATGAAGATGCTATAACAATACTAAATGGGGCTTTGGATCATGACTCTATTAACCCCATCGCACATTTTATACTTGGCaacatttatacatatttgggAGAATTTAATATATCTCTAGCGCATTATAAGGTTGCATTGAGTATAAATCCTAAAATGGATATAGCaaagaaacataaatatgCAGCGTTGTGTCATGTTTACTTAGGTGGGAGGATAAAGAATCTCAAAGG GAAAATAGACAAATTACGTGAGGAGTTGAACAATTATAGTTCTAAAGAATCTCAATGGATCAAAATTCAAAGTGAATTCTTGAAAACCATGAAACCTGTTGATGGATATG attataaaaatgtggAAACGAATTGTGCCAAAATGACTGAATTAACAGGACTGAAAATAAGTCAATTAAAAGTGACAGGCGATAAATACTCAttgataaaatactttttcgaCGGACCTATATACAATGATCGTTTGATGGAAGTTTCTGGAACAGCGAATTTGGACGCTATTTATACTTTACAGAGGATTGTAAGTCATATACAGAGGCACGCAAATATGGCGCCTGAAATATACGTGCACTTGAATAAAGTCACCATCAGCGATGGAAAGGTTGCTACCGAAGAGGTTTTAGTACCTGCACTTGCGGAAGAATCTAGTG ataatgCACAAAAAACTGATTCTTTGCCTGCGGAGGAAGTCAAGCCTGAAGTAAAGCAACGCGAACCAGAGAAGAAAGGTTCTACAGATGAACCACTTACTGAATATGAAAGtggtatattttt GTACCCATCGACAATGCAGGTAAACAGGAACGAAGAGGAATTCGACACGGAAGCAGACTGGCCGTCGGACGAAGTTTGTACAGTCACAGCACCTAATTTCCCGGATAAAGTGGAAGCCGTGTATCCCGTGTTCTTACCGTTGGAGAATAAAGGGATTAG AGTGAAGGAACTGCTCACAGATAAGATTGGAGTACCCTTGAATGTGGAACATGAGTTACCGTGGCATCCGCCCACATGCCCACATGATAAGGAAAAGAAGAGTTATAA GCCTCAATTATTGATGACGGAGGTGGTTGATACAGACTATTTAAGGGAAAAATTGCTTGAATATGTCAGTGATGGAGACATAGAGAAGGCCAGTCATATGCAAGATGCGGAAATTGGACATCGAATTTATGTTGCCATGAgaaag AGACTGGCTCCCAAATGGATAGCTCAAGTACTAGCGTCTCTCTATTGGAGAGTACGTGGGAACAGAGTGAACGCACTACATTGCCTACAATCTGCATTAAAATCGGTACATCCGAAATATAAAGACGTGGTATTAGTATCACTTGGATCGGTTTATATAGAAATGGGACACTTTGAAGAGTCTCTATTGGCCACGGAAGAAGCTTTCAAGATGAATTTGGGTGAG CCCGCAACAAATTTCCTTTTAGCAGAATTGAATATGATCAATAAACACAGGCTAACCCATATATATCATCTAAAGCACGTGGTACGAGTGGAACCGGGTTTTATGAACGGTCTCGCGAGGAATCTACTCAATGCCTGGTCTTGTATTCTCAAGCAGGTCAATAAAATACAGGAGATTG ATTTCAGCGAAGGAGATATTTGTACACAAGTGGAGCCAGGAATCAACATGGTGTGTGAAAAGGGCGGCGAAAACTGTCACATGACTAATATACAATGTTTTAGTAGTCACGAAAGAA CGGAATCAAGCGTAATAGTGAAACTTCTAGAACAAGGTGACAAAGCTAATCTGCCAAAGGATCTAATGAACGAGAAATTCTTCGAGTATGTCATTCAAAACACGCCTTCCGATAGAAATGACAGGCTCTCGCATCAAGCGAATTACGACCATATGATGAAGGCCGTAGAGACCGTTTTGATGGGATGCGGGCCTTTGGGGTGTAATA GTTTACAGCCAACAGATTTATCGCTGACAGAAGAGGAATGTTCCCACCATTACATACAACTAGGATATTGGTTACATATTGTCAGCTTTAAACAATTACTAACTGATACGAATTTAAG GCTACCATCAGACATAGTAGCAATATCGCCGTCCAACAAAAAAATCCCCGATTGCAAACTAATCACGGATCCAATAGATGACTTCTACTTGGAAAGGCTCAGTAGAATCGATACAGATGGCTGGGAACCGATAGTGACGTTAACACATCAGTTTGCTGAACTGTTTAATTATTTCGACTATGTCGCCCTTGGAGCTAAGATCGCGAAGTATGTGGAAACT CGGCCGACATCGTGGGTGGGCGCGCTGACGGCGAGCTGGTGGTGCGGCGCGGGCGGGCACGGCGCGTGCGCGGTGCGCTGCGCCGCGCTGGCGCACGCGCTCGCGCCGCACCACCTCGCGCCGCACCCGCTGCGCGCGCTCGTCGCGCTGCTGCACAT GCATTCCAAACAACGAGACGCAAAGGAAGTTGCGTACCTCTCGTTCTACACATCGCCAAAGAGTAAAATAGAATCGTTCCTTGTTGCTCTCTCCCATACGTATCTT GAGGAATTCGATCAAGCCGTCTGGATGTACAGATATTCTCTAGCATTTGATGAACAATTCAAACCTGCCAAAGCTTGCCTGCACGCTACCATGTGTCTTATGTTCTATGGCGAAGGTAGCAAAGGGAAAACTAAGAAATAA
- the LOC123691600 gene encoding tetratricopeptide repeat protein 17 isoform X2, translating to MHLMKNVLQIMFVTLLFCSKKSNASSHWMVTESGLIQPRLDSPFEMARSYDLLSFLKQESRWDEIINLYHELAKKQQLLDDLWTDIERDTDLGIDVGKDENCMRAGPLNMIDWSHAPLEDGTIKNIPEEEFHLPNHYGPNIDMPDCKKISSLTFSMFAYEHLNSMIKRNNISITPEYPSLDLISPASTVDQFGHWLAGALRKNSSSWLHYNLAALFWRIKGNGPKALECCRRAVLYAPREYKDIAMLNLGSILYRAKKYEDAITILNGALDHDSINPIAHFILGNIYTYLGEFNISLAHYKVALSINPKMDIAKKHKYAALCHVYLGGRIKNLKGKIDKLREELNNYSSKESQWIKIQSEFLKTMKPVDGYDYKNVETNCAKMTELTGLKISQLKVTGDKYSLIKYFFDGPIYNDRLMEVSGTANLDAIYTLQRIVSHIQRHANMAPEIYVHLNKVTISDGKVATEEVLVPALAEESSDNAQKTDSLPAEEVKPEVKQREPEKKGSTDEPLTEYESGIFLYPSTMQVNRNEEEFDTEADWPSDEVCTVTAPNFPDKVEAVYPVFLPLENKGIRVKELLTDKIGVPLNVEHELPWHPPTCPHDKEKKSYKPQLLMTEVVDTDYLREKLLEYVSDGDIEKASHMQDAEIGHRIYVAMRKRLAPKWIAQVLASLYWRVRGNRVNALHCLQSALKSVHPKYKDVVLVSLGSVYIEMGHFEESLLATEEAFKMNLGEPATNFLLAELNMINKHRLTHIYHLKHVVRVEPGFMNGLARNLLNAWSCILKQVNKIQEIDFSEGDICTQVEPGINMVCEKGGENCHMTNIQCFSSHERTESSVIVKLLEQGDKANLPKDLMNEKFFEYVIQNTPSDRNDRLSHQANYDHMMKAVETVLMGCGPLGCNSLQPTDLSLTEEECSHHYIQLGYWLHIVSFKQLLTDTNLRLPSDIVAISPSNKKIPDCKLITDPIDDFYLERLSRIDTDGWEPIVTLTHQFAELFNYFDYVALGAKIAKYVETVSKHLFLKYGFITIL from the exons ATGCATTTGATGAAAAATGTATTGCAAATTATGTTTGTTACGCTACTTTTTTGCTCAAAAAAATCGAACGCTTCGAGCCACTGGATGGTGACAGAAAGCGGCTTAATTCAACCGAgg CTCGACTCTCCTTTTGAGATGGCCCGGTCTTACGATTTACTCTCGTTTTTGAAGCAAGAATCGCGATGggatgaaataattaatttataccaTGAGCTGGCAAAAAAGCAGCAACTTCTAGATGATCTTTGGACAGATATTGAGAGAGATACAGATTTAGGCATTGATGTAGGAAAGGATGAAAATTGTATGAGAGCAGGACCTCTAAACATGATTGACTGGTCCCACGCACCACTAGAAGACGGTACCATAAAGAACATCCCCGAAGAAGAGTTTCACCTGCCAAATCATTATGGGCCTAATATTGACATGCCAGATTGTAAAAAGATATCTTCTCTCACCTTTAGCATGTTTGCCTATGAACATTTAAAT agCATGATAAAAAGGAATAACATTTCAATAACACCAGAATATCCGTCTTTGGATCTCATATCTCCTGCAAGTACTGTTGATCAGTTTGGTCATTGGCTGGCCGGTGCCTTGCGCAAGAACAGTTCTTCATGGCTGCATTATAATTTAGCTGCATTGTTTTGGAGAATTAAAGGAAACGGACCTAAAGCATTGGAGTGTTGTCGCCGTGCTGTGTTATATGCACCTAG AGAGTACAAAGACATAGCCATGCTCAATTTAGGATCAATATTATACAGGGCTAAGAAGTATGAAGATGCTATAACAATACTAAATGGGGCTTTGGATCATGACTCTATTAACCCCATCGCACATTTTATACTTGGCaacatttatacatatttgggAGAATTTAATATATCTCTAGCGCATTATAAGGTTGCATTGAGTATAAATCCTAAAATGGATATAGCaaagaaacataaatatgCAGCGTTGTGTCATGTTTACTTAGGTGGGAGGATAAAGAATCTCAAAGG GAAAATAGACAAATTACGTGAGGAGTTGAACAATTATAGTTCTAAAGAATCTCAATGGATCAAAATTCAAAGTGAATTCTTGAAAACCATGAAACCTGTTGATGGATATG attataaaaatgtggAAACGAATTGTGCCAAAATGACTGAATTAACAGGACTGAAAATAAGTCAATTAAAAGTGACAGGCGATAAATACTCAttgataaaatactttttcgaCGGACCTATATACAATGATCGTTTGATGGAAGTTTCTGGAACAGCGAATTTGGACGCTATTTATACTTTACAGAGGATTGTAAGTCATATACAGAGGCACGCAAATATGGCGCCTGAAATATACGTGCACTTGAATAAAGTCACCATCAGCGATGGAAAGGTTGCTACCGAAGAGGTTTTAGTACCTGCACTTGCGGAAGAATCTAGTG ataatgCACAAAAAACTGATTCTTTGCCTGCGGAGGAAGTCAAGCCTGAAGTAAAGCAACGCGAACCAGAGAAGAAAGGTTCTACAGATGAACCACTTACTGAATATGAAAGtggtatattttt GTACCCATCGACAATGCAGGTAAACAGGAACGAAGAGGAATTCGACACGGAAGCAGACTGGCCGTCGGACGAAGTTTGTACAGTCACAGCACCTAATTTCCCGGATAAAGTGGAAGCCGTGTATCCCGTGTTCTTACCGTTGGAGAATAAAGGGATTAG AGTGAAGGAACTGCTCACAGATAAGATTGGAGTACCCTTGAATGTGGAACATGAGTTACCGTGGCATCCGCCCACATGCCCACATGATAAGGAAAAGAAGAGTTATAA GCCTCAATTATTGATGACGGAGGTGGTTGATACAGACTATTTAAGGGAAAAATTGCTTGAATATGTCAGTGATGGAGACATAGAGAAGGCCAGTCATATGCAAGATGCGGAAATTGGACATCGAATTTATGTTGCCATGAgaaag AGACTGGCTCCCAAATGGATAGCTCAAGTACTAGCGTCTCTCTATTGGAGAGTACGTGGGAACAGAGTGAACGCACTACATTGCCTACAATCTGCATTAAAATCGGTACATCCGAAATATAAAGACGTGGTATTAGTATCACTTGGATCGGTTTATATAGAAATGGGACACTTTGAAGAGTCTCTATTGGCCACGGAAGAAGCTTTCAAGATGAATTTGGGTGAG CCCGCAACAAATTTCCTTTTAGCAGAATTGAATATGATCAATAAACACAGGCTAACCCATATATATCATCTAAAGCACGTGGTACGAGTGGAACCGGGTTTTATGAACGGTCTCGCGAGGAATCTACTCAATGCCTGGTCTTGTATTCTCAAGCAGGTCAATAAAATACAGGAGATTG ATTTCAGCGAAGGAGATATTTGTACACAAGTGGAGCCAGGAATCAACATGGTGTGTGAAAAGGGCGGCGAAAACTGTCACATGACTAATATACAATGTTTTAGTAGTCACGAAAGAA CGGAATCAAGCGTAATAGTGAAACTTCTAGAACAAGGTGACAAAGCTAATCTGCCAAAGGATCTAATGAACGAGAAATTCTTCGAGTATGTCATTCAAAACACGCCTTCCGATAGAAATGACAGGCTCTCGCATCAAGCGAATTACGACCATATGATGAAGGCCGTAGAGACCGTTTTGATGGGATGCGGGCCTTTGGGGTGTAATA GTTTACAGCCAACAGATTTATCGCTGACAGAAGAGGAATGTTCCCACCATTACATACAACTAGGATATTGGTTACATATTGTCAGCTTTAAACAATTACTAACTGATACGAATTTAAG GCTACCATCAGACATAGTAGCAATATCGCCGTCCAACAAAAAAATCCCCGATTGCAAACTAATCACGGATCCAATAGATGACTTCTACTTGGAAAGGCTCAGTAGAATCGATACAGATGGCTGGGAACCGATAGTGACGTTAACACATCAGTTTGCTGAACTGTTTAATTATTTCGACTATGTCGCCCTTGGAGCTAAGATCGCGAAGTATGTGGAAACTGTAAGTAAACATTTATTCCTAAAATACGGATT TATAACGATCTTATAA